ATTTACGAATTCCTCCCATACCCTCAAAAGAGCGTTCATAGTAGTGCCTTAAGTTGGTAAATATATTTATAAACAATTCCATTTGCCTTTATCAATACTAACTTTGTTGTTTTATTAGATTTATCTAACTCTACATAGGTTTCACGTTTTCTAGATAAAAACAAAGATGGAGAGCAATTTGTTTGAGAGGTAGGTTAAGTTAGTTTTTACAAATTATCAAGAAAAGGAAAGTAAAACTAAGATTAGGAAACACTTTGGTTTTTTGCTACGGAGTCCATAAATTTATTAACCATTTTGTAAACTGTATTCCCCGAACTATAAGCTTTAGAGAGGTTAACAATTTCATCTATAACTATTCTATGAGATACATCACCCAGCAATAGCATCGTTATACCTAGAAGAAGTATTGCTTTGTCTATGGAGGATATTGTTTCAGGGTTTTTGGTGTAGAATTTCGTAAATATACCCTCTATTTCTCTGTATTTTGAGAAGTAAAACTCCAGTATTTTCCTAGAATATTGGAGTATGAATTTTTTGTTTCTATACTCTAGTTCTTCTCCAAGAACTTCCTCAACCCACATAAGCTTTAGGATATCTTCGTTCGGAACACCTAGTAAGTGTTGATATATTCCTTGAAGGGATATTTCTCTAGAGATAGTTTTGTCAAATTTCAGCACGATGTAATTATCAATAAAAATGTTACCTCATTTCATTTTAATTTAACTACATTCAATGAACTTCAAAGTTTAACAATTAGGTGTAGTTTTTTGTTTTTCTCGTAGTCTCTGTCGGAAAACTAGGTAAATGTTCTCTTGATAAGCACCTAATGGCTTGATGCAAGGTGAAGTTTTGTGACTGGTGAAGACTAAAAGGTAAGTAAGAAAAGTTTACGGAAATTTGGAATTTATTGCTACATTGAATTTTTTGTTGAATAATAACGATATATATTTTAGAATAGAAGTGTAAAAGCAAGGAGGTTATTATGGGTCAGGCAAAGAAGAAAAAGAGGTTTAGATATTTTGTGGATAAACCATTTCAGACGAAATTTATCCTAAACTTTGTTGTGCTTGTTTTGATAAGTGCTGTAGTTTCCTTAGGGTTTATACTTTATGTTGATAGTCAGAAGTTTGCAAGAGGTGTGTTATTTGAGGAGCTTGTTA
This is a stretch of genomic DNA from Brevinematia bacterium. It encodes these proteins:
- a CDS encoding transcription antitermination factor NusB, whose product is MLKFDKTISREISLQGIYQHLLGVPNEDILKLMWVEEVLGEELEYRNKKFILQYSRKILEFYFSKYREIEGIFTKFYTKNPETISSIDKAILLLGITMLLLGDVSHRIVIDEIVNLSKAYSSGNTVYKMVNKFMDSVAKNQSVS